In Dysidea avara chromosome 3, odDysAvar1.4, whole genome shotgun sequence, a single window of DNA contains:
- the LOC136249062 gene encoding protein NLRC3-like isoform X2 has translation MKEKEVLKLTFSKLYEEIYDVTYDIEDILHSLRESRLISEKKCRLIANKQESCEKNKLMIDALLTSIHNSRQFKCLLKILYADDNFCEIAENMKAVYYVLKNEETIVKSLNFELLFKYLKEKNFFENEKLEEIREVKHIIEILKEREFESFKMFLSCLKVLKQEELISLPESYPSSSLNNFRHHLMRRYTNSSFTEVGEVDFNLPISDEINIALIEISEENHQESTFFDYYSLLLKQESTYSKIYLNSYSDIVIENCRVGLIQGYPGSGKTYLAKRMCMKWARGELLEAFTYVVFLQLRDKQVANAKTIDELIEMHMGIRTLTKMIIDDIYECDGKGMLIILEGWDELPESSRHNSLFTRLISGDLMPEAVILITSRPSAIRSLEYKHIQRRIEILGFTEQQLKNNVTSYFKSDTKLVQQFYSELKRLPLLECFVFVPINLCVALYIFSESNHQLPMTFTDMYKNLVLIQLRSYQRRGSHGTASINTFDDIPKDIEDMLLRLSNMAYDHLQNDLTLIFSEKNIRSYCFNSRDESLDSFDGMGLLQVTNHKQYGSINKTYEFIHRTLQELLAAWYLSQQSKRFQQNKLQNIFNKKEFEMVWIFYAGLTKFKNVTFKELLPKNFALRVKMLSYKVFTWLLWAVVSNTFIRFNHVCKIFDGFFGGKQYSQNLSHCISREFQATLIAAVMEAQNPELCKEMCESYLFYGDTCWFCVPESALAPQLLSALSYCIAHSGKKWMIHSKGLDSYGADNLLNHLTCSKATDCKCSKCNKDLNISTDKSICVFDLNSSQSPVDGVVKLVKTQNYLQWIVLSYCKQVDDNFIRELTEALVDNTCLKMLHLIGCNVTGKSVKEITHMLKKNQTLEWIGLKNNLETLKEADIILLVRTIRYHNNTIYMLFLDNVFHTSPIIQGHLTMINVNRQQMNVKKLSLSLLDCFKYHESCQQFVSRFSFLSNKAI, from the exons GCTCATGATTGATGCATTACTGACTAGTATACATAATTCTAGACAATTCAAATGTTTACTTAAAATTTTGTATGCGGATGATAACTTTTGTGAAATAGCAGAAAATATGAAGGCAGTGTATTACGTTTTGAAGAATGAAGAAACTATTGTTAAATCTCTTAATTTTGAATTGCTATTCAAATacttaaaagaaaaaaatttcTTTGAAAATGAGAAATTGGAAGAGATCAGAGAAGTAAAGCATATTATTGAAATACTAAAAGAGAGAGAGTTTGAATCTTTTAAGATGTTTTTATCATGTCTGAAAGTGTTAAAGCAGGAAGAACTGATCAGTTTACCTGAAAGTTATCCAAGCTCTTCGTTAAATAATTTTCGCCACCATCTAATGAGGCGATATACTAATAGTTCTTTCACAGAAGTTGGAGAAGTTGACTTTAACCTTCCAATATCGGATGAAATAAACATTGCATTAATTGAAATAAGTGAAGAAAACCACCAAGAGTCTACTTTCTTTGACTACTATAGCCTTTTACTTAAACAAGAAAGTACTTATTCTAAAATATACCTAAATTCATATTCAGACATAGTCATTGAGAATTGCAGGGTAGGTTTAATACAAGGATATCCTGGAAGTGGTAAAACATATTTGGCTAAAAGAATGTGTATGAAATGGGCTCGTGGTGAGCTGTTGGAAGCATTCACATATGTGGTCTTTTTGCAATTGAGAGACAAACAAGTTGCTAATGCGAAGACAATTGATGAGTTAATTGAAATGCATATGGGTATACGTACTTTAACGAAAATGATCATTGATGACATTTATGAATGTGATGGAAAAGGCATGCTGATTATTTTAGAGGGATGGGATGAACTACCAGAAAGCAGTCGACACAACAGTTTGTTTACACGCCTTATATCTGGTGATCTTATGCCTGAGGCAGTAATTTTGATCACTAGTCGTCCTTCCGCCATTAGAAGTCTAGAGTATAAGCACATACAACGAAGGATTGAAATCCTCGGATTTACGGAACAGCAATTAAAAAATAATGTAACATCATATTTTAAAAGTGATACCAAACTAGTGCAGCAGTTTTACTCTGAGTTGAAACGCCTTCCACTTTTAGAATGTTTTGTATTTGTTCCCATAAATTTATGTGTTGCTCTCTACATTTTCAGTGAAAGTAATCATCAGCTACCAATGACTTTTACAGACATGTACAAGAATTTAGTGCTGATTCAACTGAGGTCTTATCAACGTAGAGGTTCTCATGGTACTGCATCTATTAACACTTTTGATGATATACCTAAGGACATTGAAGATATGTTACTTCGGCTAAGTAACATGGCTTATGATCATCTGCAAAATGATTTAACTTTGATATTCAGTGAGAAAAATATTAGATCGTACTGCTTTAATTCAAGAGATGAGAGCCTTGATAGTTTTGATGGGATGGGACTACTGCAAGTAACAAATCATAAACAGTATGGTTCTATCAACAAAACTTATGAATTTATTCATCGAACTCTTCAAGAATTGCTGGCAGCTTGGTATCTATCTCAACAAAGCAAAAGATTTCAGCAAAACAAATTGCAAAATATCTTTAACAAAAAGGAATTTGAGATGGTTTGGATATTCTATGCGGGAttgacaaaatttaaaaatgttACTTTTAAAGAACTGCTTCCAAAGAATTTTGCATTGAGGGTTAAAATGTTAAGCTATAAGGTATTTACCTGGCTTTTGTGGGCTGTTGTAAGCAATACGTTTATTAGGTTTAATCATGTATGTAAAATATTTGATGGCTTCTTTGGTGGAAAACAGTATTCTCAGAATTTATCTCACTGTATTTCAAGAGAATTTCAGGCTACACTAATAGCAGCAGTTATGGAAGCACAAAATCCTGAGCTGTGTAAGGAGATGTGTGAAAGCTACCTTTTTTATGGAGACACTTGTTGGTTTTGTGTCCCAGAGTCTGCTTTAGCGCCTCAACTTTTATCTGCCTTATCCTACTGCATAGCACACAGTGGAAAGAAGTGGATGATTCATAGTAAAGGACTGGATTCTTATGGTGCAGATAATCTACTAAATCATTTAACTTGCAGTAAAGCTACTGATTGTAAGTGCAGCAAATGCAACAAAGACTTAAATATTTCCACTGACAAAAGCATATGTGTCTTTGATCTTAATAGTAGTCAAAGTCCAGTAGATGGTGTAGTGAAACTTGTTAAAACTCAAAATTACCTTCAATGGATAGTGTTATCGTACTGTAAGCAAGTGGATGATAACTTTATACGTGAGCTTACAGAAGCCTTAGTTGACAACACTTGTTTAAAGATGCTTCATCTAATTGGTTGTAATGTAACTGGTAAAAGTGTAAAAGAAATTACTCATATGCTAAAGAAAAACCAAACTCTAGAATGGATTGGCTTGAAAAACAATCTGGAAACGTTGAAAGAAGCTGACATAATTCTGCTTGTTCGCACAATACGTTATCACAATAACACAATCTATATGCTATTCCTTGACAACGTTTTCCACACATCCCCAATAATCCAAGGGCATTTAACAATGATTAATGTGAATAGACAACAAATGAATGTGAAAAAGCTAAGCCTTTCTCTTTTGGATTGTTTCAAGTATCATGAAAGCTgtcaacaatttgtttcaaggTTTTCCTTCTTGAGCAATAAAGCA ATTTGA
- the LOC136249062 gene encoding protein NLRC3-like isoform X1: MKEKEVLKLTFSKLYEEIYDVTYDIEDILHSLRESRLISEKKCRLIANKQESCEKNKLMIDALLTSIHNSRQFKCLLKILYADDNFCEIAENMKAVYYVLKNEETIVKSLNFELLFKYLKEKNFFENEKLEEIREVKHIIEILKEREFESFKMFLSCLKVLKQEELISLPESYPSSSLNNFRHHLMRRYTNSSFTEVGEVDFNLPISDEINIALIEISEENHQESTFFDYYSLLLKQESTYSKIYLNSYSDIVIENCRVGLIQGYPGSGKTYLAKRMCMKWARGELLEAFTYVVFLQLRDKQVANAKTIDELIEMHMGIRTLTKMIIDDIYECDGKGMLIILEGWDELPESSRHNSLFTRLISGDLMPEAVILITSRPSAIRSLEYKHIQRRIEILGFTEQQLKNNVTSYFKSDTKLVQQFYSELKRLPLLECFVFVPINLCVALYIFSESNHQLPMTFTDMYKNLVLIQLRSYQRRGSHGTASINTFDDIPKDIEDMLLRLSNMAYDHLQNDLTLIFSEKNIRSYCFNSRDESLDSFDGMGLLQVTNHKQYGSINKTYEFIHRTLQELLAAWYLSQQSKRFQQNKLQNIFNKKEFEMVWIFYAGLTKFKNVTFKELLPKNFALRVKMLSYKVFTWLLWAVVSNTFIRFNHVCKIFDGFFGGKQYSQNLSHCISREFQATLIAAVMEAQNPELCKEMCESYLFYGDTCWFCVPESALAPQLLSALSYCIAHSGKKWMIHSKGLDSYGADNLLNHLTCSKATDCKCSKCNKDLNISTDKSICVFDLNSSQSPVDGVVKLVKTQNYLQWIVLSYCKQVDDNFIRELTEALVDNTCLKMLHLIGCNVTGKSVKEITHMLKKNQTLEWIGLKNNLETLKEADIILLVRTIRYHNNTIYMLFLDNVFHTSPIIQGHLTMINVNRQQMNVKKLSLSLLDCFKYHESCQQFVSRFSFLSNKAFPSYVTTKDLKLSKKLVVYLGEHSTRTICPECHEEMITKTANKIGSMTWVLILILFISFLWPICLFPLCIDQCKDVHHFCSLCNTHLGVYRRM; this comes from the exons GCTCATGATTGATGCATTACTGACTAGTATACATAATTCTAGACAATTCAAATGTTTACTTAAAATTTTGTATGCGGATGATAACTTTTGTGAAATAGCAGAAAATATGAAGGCAGTGTATTACGTTTTGAAGAATGAAGAAACTATTGTTAAATCTCTTAATTTTGAATTGCTATTCAAATacttaaaagaaaaaaatttcTTTGAAAATGAGAAATTGGAAGAGATCAGAGAAGTAAAGCATATTATTGAAATACTAAAAGAGAGAGAGTTTGAATCTTTTAAGATGTTTTTATCATGTCTGAAAGTGTTAAAGCAGGAAGAACTGATCAGTTTACCTGAAAGTTATCCAAGCTCTTCGTTAAATAATTTTCGCCACCATCTAATGAGGCGATATACTAATAGTTCTTTCACAGAAGTTGGAGAAGTTGACTTTAACCTTCCAATATCGGATGAAATAAACATTGCATTAATTGAAATAAGTGAAGAAAACCACCAAGAGTCTACTTTCTTTGACTACTATAGCCTTTTACTTAAACAAGAAAGTACTTATTCTAAAATATACCTAAATTCATATTCAGACATAGTCATTGAGAATTGCAGGGTAGGTTTAATACAAGGATATCCTGGAAGTGGTAAAACATATTTGGCTAAAAGAATGTGTATGAAATGGGCTCGTGGTGAGCTGTTGGAAGCATTCACATATGTGGTCTTTTTGCAATTGAGAGACAAACAAGTTGCTAATGCGAAGACAATTGATGAGTTAATTGAAATGCATATGGGTATACGTACTTTAACGAAAATGATCATTGATGACATTTATGAATGTGATGGAAAAGGCATGCTGATTATTTTAGAGGGATGGGATGAACTACCAGAAAGCAGTCGACACAACAGTTTGTTTACACGCCTTATATCTGGTGATCTTATGCCTGAGGCAGTAATTTTGATCACTAGTCGTCCTTCCGCCATTAGAAGTCTAGAGTATAAGCACATACAACGAAGGATTGAAATCCTCGGATTTACGGAACAGCAATTAAAAAATAATGTAACATCATATTTTAAAAGTGATACCAAACTAGTGCAGCAGTTTTACTCTGAGTTGAAACGCCTTCCACTTTTAGAATGTTTTGTATTTGTTCCCATAAATTTATGTGTTGCTCTCTACATTTTCAGTGAAAGTAATCATCAGCTACCAATGACTTTTACAGACATGTACAAGAATTTAGTGCTGATTCAACTGAGGTCTTATCAACGTAGAGGTTCTCATGGTACTGCATCTATTAACACTTTTGATGATATACCTAAGGACATTGAAGATATGTTACTTCGGCTAAGTAACATGGCTTATGATCATCTGCAAAATGATTTAACTTTGATATTCAGTGAGAAAAATATTAGATCGTACTGCTTTAATTCAAGAGATGAGAGCCTTGATAGTTTTGATGGGATGGGACTACTGCAAGTAACAAATCATAAACAGTATGGTTCTATCAACAAAACTTATGAATTTATTCATCGAACTCTTCAAGAATTGCTGGCAGCTTGGTATCTATCTCAACAAAGCAAAAGATTTCAGCAAAACAAATTGCAAAATATCTTTAACAAAAAGGAATTTGAGATGGTTTGGATATTCTATGCGGGAttgacaaaatttaaaaatgttACTTTTAAAGAACTGCTTCCAAAGAATTTTGCATTGAGGGTTAAAATGTTAAGCTATAAGGTATTTACCTGGCTTTTGTGGGCTGTTGTAAGCAATACGTTTATTAGGTTTAATCATGTATGTAAAATATTTGATGGCTTCTTTGGTGGAAAACAGTATTCTCAGAATTTATCTCACTGTATTTCAAGAGAATTTCAGGCTACACTAATAGCAGCAGTTATGGAAGCACAAAATCCTGAGCTGTGTAAGGAGATGTGTGAAAGCTACCTTTTTTATGGAGACACTTGTTGGTTTTGTGTCCCAGAGTCTGCTTTAGCGCCTCAACTTTTATCTGCCTTATCCTACTGCATAGCACACAGTGGAAAGAAGTGGATGATTCATAGTAAAGGACTGGATTCTTATGGTGCAGATAATCTACTAAATCATTTAACTTGCAGTAAAGCTACTGATTGTAAGTGCAGCAAATGCAACAAAGACTTAAATATTTCCACTGACAAAAGCATATGTGTCTTTGATCTTAATAGTAGTCAAAGTCCAGTAGATGGTGTAGTGAAACTTGTTAAAACTCAAAATTACCTTCAATGGATAGTGTTATCGTACTGTAAGCAAGTGGATGATAACTTTATACGTGAGCTTACAGAAGCCTTAGTTGACAACACTTGTTTAAAGATGCTTCATCTAATTGGTTGTAATGTAACTGGTAAAAGTGTAAAAGAAATTACTCATATGCTAAAGAAAAACCAAACTCTAGAATGGATTGGCTTGAAAAACAATCTGGAAACGTTGAAAGAAGCTGACATAATTCTGCTTGTTCGCACAATACGTTATCACAATAACACAATCTATATGCTATTCCTTGACAACGTTTTCCACACATCCCCAATAATCCAAGGGCATTTAACAATGATTAATGTGAATAGACAACAAATGAATGTGAAAAAGCTAAGCCTTTCTCTTTTGGATTGTTTCAAGTATCATGAAAGCTgtcaacaatttgtttcaaggTTTTCCTTCTTGAGCAATAAAGCA TTTCCGTCATATGTCACCACTAAAGATTTGAAATTATCAAAGAAACTAGTAGTATACCTTGGTGAGCACTCTACTAGAACTATCTGTCCTGAATGTCATGAAGAAATGATTACTAAAACTGCTAACAAAATTGGCTCAATGACATGGGTGTTGATCTTGATCCTGTTCATTTCGTTTCTGTGGCC GATATGCTTGTTTCCTCTCTGCATAGACCAGTGTAAAGATGTACACCACTTTTGCTCATTGTGTAATACCCACCTTGGAGTGTATCGCAGAATGTAA